Proteins from a genomic interval of Cucumis melo cultivar AY chromosome 7, USDA_Cmelo_AY_1.0, whole genome shotgun sequence:
- the LOC103493171 gene encoding uncharacterized protein LOC103493171, producing the protein MALLSILAEILGRPRIVDVFGELMILIAPLWIAVIVGVLVGWTWKPKWANLGREMMDSSVSDDSKSSSTSFSLLGSFPSFNSLNFQMPSSILSSFDGKDEKETSSMPSSSDSDSSSTELEGENLRVVNEDDLEYLCKLVEEKDGGPAWIKMMDRSTSNMSYQAWRRDPETGPPQYRSRTVYENATPEIVRDFFWDDDFRSKWDDMLISATTLAECPTTGTMVVHWVRKFPFFCSDREYVIGRRIWEAGRSYYCVTKSVPCSSVPRRNKPRRVDLYYSSWCIRAVESKKGDGQLTACEVILFHYEDMGIPWEIAKLGVRQGMWGTVKKIDPGLRAYQKERALNSAIPHCAFMAQINTKVNVDYLRSLENSSHNDSSEDQSSSKSSEKPVGKNIPKLLVVGGAIALACTIDRGLLTKAVIFGIGRQFAKIGRRL; encoded by the exons ATGGCCTTGCTTTCGATTTTGGCGGAGATTTTGGGGAGACCCAGAATTGTTGATGTGTTTGGCGAGCTTATGATCTTAATTGCTCCTCTTTGGATTGCGGTTATTGTTGGAGTTTTGGTGGGGTGGACTTGGAAACCGAAATGGGCTAATTTGGGAAGAGAAATGATGGATTCTTCAGTTTCGGATGATTCCAAGTCGTCGTCGACTTCTTTTTCGTTGTTGGGTTCATTTCCGAGCTTCAATTCCCTGAACTTTCAGATGCCCAGCAGTATACTTAGCTCCTTTGATGGAAAAGATGAGAAGGAAACTTCTTCCATGCCGTCAAGTTCTGATTCTGACTCCAG TTCGACAGAACTTGAAGGAGAAAATTTGAGAGTTGTGAATGAAGATGATTTGGAGTATTTATGTAAACTAGTTGAAGAAAAAGATGGAGGACCTGCGTGGATTAAAATGATGGATCGTTCTACTTCAAATATGAGTTATCAGGCATGGAGAAGAGATCCTGAG ACTGGACCTCCACAATATAGAAGTAGAACAGTATATGAAAATGCAACTCCGGAGATTGTGAGGGATTTCTTTTGGGATGATGATTTTCGGTCAAAATGGGACGACATGCTTATATCTGCTACAACTTTGGCAGAGTGCCCAACAACAGGAACTATGGTAGTTCATTGGGTGCGCAAG TTTCCTTTCTTCTGTAGTGACAGAGAGTATGTAATTGGGCGACGAATTTGGGAAGCAGGACGATCTTATTACTGTGTCACTAAG AGTGTACCGTGTTCCTCTGTACCAAGACGCAACAAACCAAGACGGGTTGATTTGTACTATTCGAGCTGGTGCATTCGTGCAG TTGAATCAAAAAAAGGGGATGGACAGCTAACAGCATGCGAGGTTATACTGTTTCACTATGAAGATATGGGCATTCCATGGGAAATCGCTAAGCTTGGAGTTCGGCAGGGAATGTGGGGAACTGTCAAAAAGATTGATCCCGGCCTACGAGCATACCAAAAAGAGAGAGCATTAAATTCTGCCATACCACACTGCGCCTTCATGGCTCAGATCAACACTAAGGTTAATGTAGACTACTTGAGATCTCTAGAAAACAGCTCACATAATGATTCATCGGAGGATCAAAGTAGTTCAAAGTCATCGGAAAAACCAGTTGGGAAAAACATTCCCAAACTGCTTGTGGTTGGTGGGGCGATTGCTCTAGCTTGCACTATTGACCGTGGACTATTAACGAAGGCAGTCATATTTGGGATCGGCAGACAGTTCGCCAAGATTGGGAGGAGATTGTGA
- the LOC103493172 gene encoding uncharacterized protein LOC103493172 encodes MGNCLFAGGAGEIQGKIKVITSNGGIMELGSPITVGCIADEFPGYGIFKSHDLFWNPLPHNEELLPGKSYYLLPRNRGRNRGGGDGEEMGIIRAREGHVRSNSVPEAAAAMAAMAPYRMSFDYQGVLRRSQTEVFSRCSEKNGGVWKVKLVISPRRLVEILEEEGHTQELIESVRTVAKCGSTSTSSSFSSSMAFSDQWSLSTATANATPSVSSKSGGLLEI; translated from the coding sequence ATGGGTAACTGTTTATTCGCCGGAGGGGCAGGGGAGATTCAGGGCAAAATCAAAGTGATTACATCTAATGGTGGGATTATGGAGTTGGGTTCTCCGATTACGGTTGGTTGTATCGCCGATGAGTTTCCCGGTTACGGAATATTCAAAAGTCACGATCTTTTTTGGAACCCACTTCCTCATAATGAGGAGCTGCTTCCCGGGAAATCATACTACTTGCTTCCGAGAAACAGGGGAAGAAACAGAGGAGGAGGAGATGGGGAGGAGATGGGGATTATAAGGGCGCGTGAAGGGCACGTGCGGTCGAATAGTGTACCGGAAGCGGCGGCGGCGATGGCGGCTATGGCGCCGTATAGAATGTCGTTTGATTATCAGGGGGTTTTGAGGAGATCACAAACGGAGGTGTTTTCACGGTGTAGTGAGAAGAATGGTGGGGTTTGGAAAGTGAAATTGGTGATTAGTCCAAGGAGATTGGTGGAGATTTTGGAAGAAGAAGGACATActcaagaattgattgaaagtGTAAGAACTGTGGCGAAATGTGGAAGCACAAGCACGAGCAGTAGCTTCTCGTCGTCAATGGCGTTTTCCGATCAATGGAGTTTGTCGACGGCCACTGCCAATGCTACTCCAAGTGTTTCTTCCAAAAGTGGTGGCTTGTTGGAGATTTAA
- the LOC103493173 gene encoding uncharacterized protein LOC103493173: MAMQQQHLDKMQLRQNYRNLWHTDLMRTIQADTPYCCFALWCGPCVSYLLRKRALYNDMSRYVCCAGYMPCSGRCGESKCPEFCLCTEVFLCFGNSVASTRFLLQDEFNIQTTQCDNCIIGFMFCLQQIACIFSIVALIVGSEEIQEASQLLSCLADMVYCSVCACMQTQHKIEMDKRDGMFGPQVMAVPPAQYMSRIDQPIPPSVGYPQPAYGQPAYPRPQGYPAPGYPQPGYPPTGYR; the protein is encoded by the exons ATGGCTATGCAGCAGCAACATCTTGATAAGATGCAACTCCGCCAGAACTATCGTAATCTCTGGCACACTGACCTAATGCGTACCATTCAGGCTGACACTCCCT ATTGCTGCTTTGCGTTGTGGTG TGGGCCTTGTGTATCCTATTTGCTTCGTAAAAGAGCTCTATACAATGACATGTCAAG ATATGTGTGCTGTGCAGGCTATATGCCTTGTAGTGGCAGGTGCGGAGAAAGTAAATGCCCTGAATTTTGTCTGTGCACAGag GTTTTCCTCTGCTTTGGGAATTCAGTGGCCTCAACTCGATTTCTGTTGCAAGATGAATTCAACATACAGACAACACAATGTGATAATTGCATTATC GGTTTTATGTTCTGTCTACAACAAATAGCTTGCATATTTTCCATCGTTGCTTTGATAGTAGGAAGTGAAGAAATTCAGGAGGCTTCACAGCTGCTCTCTTGCTTGGCTGATATGGTTTATTGCTC GGTTTGCGCATGTATGCAG ACTCAACACAAAATTGAGATGGATAAGAGAGATGGCATGTTCGGACCACAAGTAATGGCAGTGCCTCCTGCTCAATATATGTCACGGATCGATCAGCCAATTCCTCCCTCAGTCGGATATCCACAACCTGCATACGGACAGCCTGCTTATCCTCGGCCTCAAGGTTATCCAGCTCCGGGCTATCCACAACCAGGTTATCCCCCCACTGGATATAGGTAA